The proteins below come from a single Molothrus ater isolate BHLD 08-10-18 breed brown headed cowbird chromosome 3, BPBGC_Mater_1.1, whole genome shotgun sequence genomic window:
- the SDHAF4 gene encoding succinate dehydrogenase assembly factor 4, mitochondrial, which translates to MALRLLRGAPGAAKSSLLWHSRSSSSSKPEGRSQPAKQPLKKPKLPVGRFDEPEESSMEKEPLEKFPDGINPTTKERGGPRGPEPTRFGDWERKGRCIDF; encoded by the exons ATGGCTCTGCGGCTGCTGCGCGGCGCGCCCGGGGCAGCGA AGTCATCACTTCTTTGGCACTCACgaagcagctccagctctaAGCCAGAAGGAAGATCTCAACCTGCTAAGCAGCCACTAAAGAAACCAAAGTTACCAGTGGGGAGGTTTGATGAACCAGAAGAGTCCAGTATGGAGAAGGAACCCCTGGAAA AATTCCCTGATGGAATCAATCCTACTACAAAAGAGAGGGGTGGACCCAGAGGCCCTGAACCTACACGTTTTGGAgattgggaaagaaaaggacGTTGTATAGATTTCTAA